From Acinonyx jubatus isolate Ajub_Pintada_27869175 chromosome B2, VMU_Ajub_asm_v1.0, whole genome shotgun sequence, a single genomic window includes:
- the ZBTB9 gene encoding zinc finger and BTB domain-containing protein 9 produces the protein MDTSTPLPPVPPSPICNPAPRTIQIEFPQHSSLLLEALNRHRLEGKFCDVSLLVQGRELRAHKAVLAAASPYFHDKLLLGDAPRLTLPSVIEADAFEGLLQLIYSGRLRLPLDALPAHLLVASGLQMWQVVDQCSEILRELENSGGGISARGATSYHTLPSTTSSPGGWCIRSSPFQTPVQSSTSTESPVLGEGSELGDVLQIQVEEEEEEEEEEEEEEEEDQASTAPSQTPQPPRVSGSFPCPHGSHSLPVSTTPRRVPEGESAPLEPPAPHTALPPKVFYIKQEPSEPKEEISTGGTQSGGAKEETKVFPGGDAEGNGELGFLLPSGAGATYGGGGGGGPSWKPVDLHGNEILSGGGGPGGAGQAVHGPVKLGGTPPADGKRFGCLCGKRFAVKPKRDRHIMLTFSLRPFGCGVCNKRFKLKHHLTEHMKTHAGALHACPHCGRRFRVHACFLRHRDLCKGQGWATAHWTYN, from the coding sequence ATGGATACCTCGACGCCTTTGCCTCCCGTCCCCCCCTCCCCGATCTGCAACCCAGCCCCGCGGACGATCCAGATCGAGTTCCCGCAGCATAGCTCCCTGCTGCTGGAAGCCCTGAACCGCCACAGGCTAGAGGGCAAGTTCTGTGATGTGTCCCTCTTGGTGCAGGGCCGGGAACTTAGGGCTCACAAAGCAGTATTGGCTGCTGCCTCTCCTTACTTCCATGACAAACTTCTTCTGGGGGATGCGCCACGTCTCACTCTGCCCAGCGTCATTGAAGCCGATGCCTTCGAGGGGCTGCTCCAGCTCATTTATTCCGGGCGCCTCCGTCTGCCACTGGAtgctctccctgcccacctcctcgtGGCCAGTGGCCTGCAGATGTGGCAAGTAGTAGATCAGTGCTCAGAGATTCTTAGAGAACTAGAAAACTCAGGTGGTGGAATTTCAGCCCGGGGGGCGACCTCTTACCACACACTTCCTTCCACCACATCCTCTCCAGGAGGCTGGTGCATTCGCTCTTCCCCTTTCCAGACCCCAGTTCAGTCTTCCACTTCTACCGAGAGCCCCGTTTTAGGGGAGGGGAGCGAACTGGGCGATGTGTTACAGATTCAagttgaggaagaggaggaggaggaggaggaagaagaggaggaggaggaggaggaccaggCATCAACAGCACCCTCCCAGACTCCTCAGCCCCCGAGAGTATCAGGGAGttttccctgccctcatggatcTCACTCACTGCCCGTATCCACTACGCCCCGCAGGGTTCCAGAGGGCGAGAGTGCACCCCTCGAGCCTCCTGCCCCTCATACTGCACTACCCCCCAAAGTCTTCTACATTAAGCAGGAGCCCTCTGAGCCTAAAGAAGAGATATCAACAGGTGGAACTCAATCTGGAGGAGCAAAGGAGGAGACCAAAGTGTTTCCTGGAGGAGACGCTGAAGGGAATGGAGAGCTGGGGTTCTTGCTGCCCTCGGGAGCAGGGGCGACatatggaggaggaggaggagggggtccATCCTGGAAACCAGTGGATCTTCATGGGAATGAAATCCTCTCAGGGGGTGGGGGACCTGGGGGGGCAGGACAGGCTGTGCATGGGCCTGTGAAGTTAGGAGGTACACCCCCCGCAGATGGAAAACGCTTTGGTTGCTTGTGTGGGAAGCGGTTTGCAGTGAAGCCAAAGCGTGACCGTCACATCATGCTGACCTTCAGCCTTCGGCCCTTTGGCTGTGGCGTCTGCAATAAGCGCTTCAAGCTGAAGCACCATCTGACGGAGCACATGAAGACCCACGCTGGAGCCCTGCATGCCTGCCCCCATTGCGGCCGTCGGTTCCGAGTCCATGCCTGTTTCCTTCGCCATCGGGACCTGTGCAAGGGCCAGGGCTGGGCCACTGCTCACTGGACTTACAACTGA